One genomic segment of Paenibacillus xylanexedens includes these proteins:
- a CDS encoding response regulator transcription factor, translating to MKSILIVEDEQAIARVLAAYLRKAEFEVHHAADGPTALTLFDTVTPSLVLLDVMLPGMDGWDLLRIIREKSACPVIMLTALDDISDRLNGLNAGADDYMSKPFVPEEVVARVNAVLRRNPHWTSGGEEKRSFGNLVIDLAAKQVLLNGAEVALTPRDLSLLFFLSDYPNRTFTRDHLIEQVWGMDYDGSDRAVDLSIKRLRQALSHWSPETGEIRTLRGMGYQFWIAN from the coding sequence TTGAAATCCATACTTATCGTCGAGGATGAGCAAGCTATTGCACGAGTACTGGCTGCTTATCTGAGAAAAGCAGAATTTGAAGTTCATCATGCAGCAGATGGACCGACTGCACTTACCCTTTTTGATACCGTAACGCCTTCCCTGGTATTACTTGATGTGATGCTGCCAGGAATGGACGGATGGGATCTGCTGCGGATTATTCGTGAAAAAAGTGCTTGTCCCGTGATCATGCTTACTGCACTGGATGACATTTCAGACCGTCTCAACGGACTAAATGCCGGTGCTGACGATTATATGAGCAAACCTTTTGTACCGGAAGAAGTGGTCGCCAGAGTTAATGCGGTGTTGCGCCGTAATCCACATTGGACCTCTGGTGGCGAAGAGAAGCGTTCCTTTGGAAATCTCGTCATTGATCTTGCTGCCAAGCAGGTGCTGCTGAACGGTGCAGAGGTTGCACTCACACCTCGTGACCTGTCGTTACTGTTCTTCCTGTCCGATTATCCGAATCGTACATTTACCAGAGATCATCTTATTGAACAGGTATGGGGGATGGACTATGATGGCAGTGACCGTGCTGTGGATCTGTCGATTAAACGACTTCGTCAAGCCCTCTCCCACTGGTCGCCAGAGACGGGAGAAATTCGGACGTTGCGAGGAATGGGGTATCAATTTTGGATCGCCAACTGA
- a CDS encoding HAMP domain-containing sensor histidine kinase, whose amino-acid sequence MDRQLKQKKNKRTISILSHWTLRYFLILCIGFTIIAAGALYWIRTTSIEKSLKTAELLGLEIADHVTSENNILRVPPDLDRLVTKREKLFNTDHYFCVMILDNNNQLIFSQPKMEQKDVHYRLSDDYLEPRNNKYAGVTVNISEGDQTLGKVWVMQSKQSITFGPETIWLVALILGGLILCGWLTIYLLSNKLSRPIRQVAYAAEQIRGGNYDVSLDLNTREREINELVNSFRDMATRLRQLEEWRTLSLAGVSHELKTPVTSIKGLVMAVRDDVVSPQEGKEFLDIALKESERMERMVADLLDYNAMAAGSVAVRKERTDLKLLVGEIIYQWKIAYEDKMPEVQLHSPPVNFFTMGDALRIQQIIVNLLNNALHATAPEQKAVFDIYLHAEEQMLYVDVKDHGTGIAAEEQPKIFERFYRGELKKRRNRGLGLGLTYSRLLAQEQGGELTLVSSSPEGSMFRLSLPRWTATQEAINTEKAYGATVKV is encoded by the coding sequence TTGGATCGCCAACTGAAACAGAAAAAAAACAAACGGACGATATCCATTCTGTCACACTGGACACTGCGATATTTTCTCATTTTGTGCATTGGTTTCACGATTATTGCGGCAGGGGCACTCTACTGGATTCGAACAACTTCCATTGAGAAAAGCCTCAAAACCGCAGAACTGCTTGGTCTGGAGATTGCCGATCATGTGACCAGTGAAAATAATATACTTCGTGTTCCACCCGATCTTGACAGACTGGTAACCAAGCGAGAGAAACTATTTAATACAGATCATTATTTTTGTGTCATGATCTTGGACAATAACAATCAATTGATCTTTTCCCAGCCTAAAATGGAGCAAAAAGATGTGCATTATCGACTGTCAGACGACTATCTTGAACCGCGAAACAACAAATATGCAGGTGTAACGGTCAACATATCCGAAGGCGATCAAACCTTGGGTAAAGTATGGGTCATGCAGTCCAAACAATCCATTACATTTGGTCCAGAGACGATATGGCTCGTGGCTCTAATCCTCGGAGGACTAATCCTCTGTGGATGGCTTACAATCTATCTCCTGTCCAATAAGTTATCCAGACCTATTCGTCAGGTCGCCTATGCCGCTGAGCAGATTCGAGGTGGAAATTATGATGTGAGCCTTGACTTGAATACACGAGAACGTGAGATCAATGAACTTGTAAATTCATTCCGAGATATGGCGACTCGTCTCCGACAACTCGAAGAATGGCGTACACTTTCGCTGGCAGGAGTAAGTCATGAACTCAAGACACCGGTAACTTCCATCAAGGGGCTCGTTATGGCAGTACGTGACGATGTCGTGAGTCCACAGGAAGGTAAAGAATTTTTGGATATCGCTTTGAAGGAATCTGAACGCATGGAGCGAATGGTCGCAGATTTGCTTGACTATAACGCCATGGCTGCAGGAAGTGTTGCCGTTCGCAAGGAACGGACGGATCTGAAACTGTTGGTCGGTGAGATCATCTATCAGTGGAAGATTGCCTATGAGGACAAAATGCCAGAGGTTCAGCTGCACTCCCCTCCAGTCAACTTCTTTACCATGGGGGATGCTCTGCGCATTCAGCAGATCATTGTTAATCTGCTCAATAACGCACTTCATGCCACAGCTCCTGAACAAAAGGCTGTCTTCGATATTTATCTACACGCAGAAGAACAGATGCTGTACGTTGATGTTAAGGATCACGGCACAGGCATCGCAGCCGAAGAACAACCCAAAATCTTCGAACGGTTCTATCGTGGAGAACTCAAAAAACGTCGTAACCGTGGTCTGGGTCTAGGATTAACATATAGCCGCCTACTCGCTCAGGAACAGGGCGGTGAACTGACACTTGTCTCCAGCAGCCCGGAAGGCAGCATGTTCAGATTAAGCCTGCCACGCTGGACTGCAACACAAGAAGCCATCAATACAGAAAAAGCATACGGAGCAACCGTTAAAGTATAA
- a CDS encoding YceI family protein, giving the protein MNKKAKAWLITGVAAVAVIGGGGYYLANSYLGNNVEIEQVLPASTATSTTTVDSTGTAVANETAGAEQLNGDWNISEGSKVYFSVTTSQETVNFVDEQVTGNWTINVDDASQMKAEGQIEMDGIDSGNGQRDGHVKQADFFDIATYPQATFTATSFEGVPAEWPVGQTVDIKMNGTITVKGIEKEVTFDAKAAYENNEVLLSATSMVTFEDFGMENPHSVVLSTENDIQVQLELKLSK; this is encoded by the coding sequence ATGAACAAGAAAGCAAAAGCATGGCTTATTACAGGTGTGGCGGCGGTTGCCGTAATTGGTGGCGGTGGTTACTATCTCGCAAATAGCTACTTGGGGAACAACGTGGAGATTGAACAGGTGCTTCCTGCCAGCACAGCAACTTCCACAACAACTGTAGATAGCACAGGAACGGCTGTAGCCAATGAAACTGCAGGAGCAGAGCAACTGAACGGAGACTGGAACATCAGCGAAGGTTCCAAAGTATACTTCTCCGTAACCACTTCACAGGAGACGGTTAATTTTGTGGACGAGCAGGTAACAGGGAATTGGACAATTAATGTAGACGATGCTTCTCAGATGAAGGCAGAAGGACAGATCGAGATGGACGGCATTGATTCCGGGAATGGACAGCGTGATGGTCACGTGAAGCAAGCGGATTTCTTCGACATTGCTACGTATCCACAGGCAACTTTTACAGCGACTTCATTTGAAGGGGTACCTGCGGAATGGCCTGTCGGTCAAACGGTTGATATCAAAATGAATGGTACGATTACGGTTAAAGGTATTGAAAAAGAAGTAACTTTTGACGCAAAAGCTGCTTATGAGAATAACGAAGTATTGTTGTCGGCGACATCGATGGTAACGTTTGAAGATTTCGGAATGGAAAATCCACACTCCGTTGTGCTCTCAACTGAAAATGATATCCAGGTACAGCTTGAATTGAAACTTTCTAAATAA